In Campylobacter sp. 2014D-0216, the following proteins share a genomic window:
- the murD gene encoding UDP-N-acetylmuramoyl-L-alanine--D-glutamate ligase, translating to MKISLFGYGKTTKTFAQRFGNCDIYDDHFTSISKDEFGNTLLPPCNFNPSKSDLEIPSPGFPNDHSLIQQAKNLSSEYDFFYDAMPKSVWISGTNGKTTTTQMTHQLLKHINAQMGANIGTPLAQMDTNAKLWILESSSFSLFYTKVAKPEIYALLPITPDHLSWHKSFKDYEQAKLSVLDRMNENDVAILPKKYENYPSHAYIISYENEQDLAQKMQIDLEKIHFKTPFLLDALIALSIEKIILDRCSYELLNSFKMDKNKLEEIFDHKNRLWVNDTKATNLDACLAALKRYKDKKIHLILGGDDKGVDLSALFVFMKSLDIELYAIGKSTQKILDYAKHVNLKAHSCEILAQAVKKIHLSLAHDEVALLSPACASLDQFISYEERGEVFKQCIQDLS from the coding sequence ATGAAAATTTCACTTTTTGGCTACGGAAAAACTACCAAAACTTTTGCACAACGTTTTGGAAACTGCGATATTTATGATGATCATTTTACAAGTATTAGCAAAGATGAATTTGGCAATACTCTTTTACCACCTTGCAACTTCAACCCCTCTAAAAGTGACTTAGAGATTCCAAGCCCTGGCTTCCCAAATGATCATTCTCTCATACAGCAAGCAAAAAATTTAAGCAGTGAATATGATTTTTTTTATGATGCTATGCCAAAAAGTGTATGGATTAGCGGAACAAATGGTAAAACCACCACCACGCAAATGACCCACCAGCTTTTAAAACACATCAATGCACAAATGGGAGCAAACATAGGAACTCCTTTAGCACAAATGGATACTAATGCTAAATTATGGATTTTGGAAAGTTCTTCTTTTTCGCTTTTTTATACCAAGGTAGCCAAACCTGAAATTTATGCGCTTTTACCTATTACACCCGATCATCTTTCTTGGCATAAAAGCTTTAAAGATTACGAACAAGCAAAACTTAGCGTACTTGATAGAATGAATGAAAACGATGTAGCAATTTTACCTAAAAAATACGAAAACTACCCAAGTCATGCTTACATCATCAGCTATGAAAACGAACAAGATCTTGCCCAAAAAATGCAAATTGACTTAGAAAAAATTCATTTTAAAACACCATTTTTACTTGATGCACTAATAGCCTTAAGTATAGAAAAGATCATTTTAGACCGTTGTTCTTATGAGCTTTTAAATAGCTTTAAAATGGACAAAAATAAGCTTGAAGAGATATTTGATCATAAAAATAGACTTTGGGTAAACGACACCAAAGCAACCAATCTTGATGCTTGCTTGGCTGCCCTAAAACGCTATAAAGATAAAAAAATTCATCTTATCCTAGGTGGAGATGATAAAGGCGTAGATCTAAGTGCTTTATTTGTTTTTATGAAAAGTCTAGATATAGAGCTTTACGCCATAGGAAAAAGCACCCAAAAAATACTTGATTATGCAAAACATGTTAACCTAAAAGCGCATTCTTGTGAGATTTTAGCTCAAGCTGTAAAAAAAATCCACCTGAGTCTAGCTCACGATGAAGTAGCCCTACTCAGTCCTGCTTGTGCAAGTTTGGATCAGTTTATATCCTATGAAGAAAGAGGTGAAGTTTTTAAGCAGTGCATTCAAGATCTAAGCTAG
- a CDS encoding BspA family leucine-rich repeat surface protein translates to MFTPKTKSELVALVREELIALNEIDVSLITDMSYLFYYSTRTNFNGIETWDVSNVKDMSYMFYCCKSFNSDISHWNVSNVENMEGMFFDCEAFDQDLSSWDMSNVKDTNYMFCNCLKFNHKVDNWDVHNAITMAHMFENCKQFDQDLSKWDVHNAKTLAYLLHNCTNFHHDVKKLDINKNCNTQKMLGHEEIKNKFALKR, encoded by the coding sequence ATGTTTACACCTAAAACAAAAAGTGAATTAGTTGCTCTTGTAAGAGAAGAGCTTATTGCTTTAAATGAAATCGATGTAAGCTTGATTACAGATATGTCTTATTTATTTTACTATTCTACTAGAACCAATTTTAATGGTATCGAAACTTGGGATGTGTCTAATGTCAAAGATATGTCGTATATGTTTTATTGTTGTAAAAGCTTCAATAGTGATATTTCCCATTGGAATGTTTCCAATGTTGAAAATATGGAAGGTATGTTTTTTGACTGTGAAGCATTTGATCAAGATTTATCTTCTTGGGATATGTCCAATGTTAAAGATACAAACTATATGTTTTGTAATTGCCTTAAATTTAACCATAAGGTAGATAATTGGGATGTGCACAATGCCATCACTATGGCACATATGTTTGAAAACTGCAAGCAATTTGATCAAGATTTATCAAAATGGGATGTGCACAATGCCAAAACTTTAGCATATTTACTACACAATTGCACCAACTTTCATCATGATGTTAAAAAACTCGATATTAATAAAAACTGCAATACTCAAAAAATGCTAGGACATGAAGAAATCAAAAACAAATTCGCCCTAAAACGATAA
- the prfB gene encoding peptide chain release factor 2, translated as MDNYEYSELLKKLKNKVGNIASIIKPEEIKARLKEIENLENSPSFWSDVKQAGVIGKEKTKISNLLKNYENAFNALNDASELFDLANSENDLDTIEALFEDANKLEDLIVNLEISMLLSGENDGKNAIVSIHPGAGGTESNDWASMLYRMYLRFCEREGFKVETLDFQEGEEAGLKDVSFLVKGENAYGYLKAENGIHRLVRTSPFDSAGRRHTSFSSVMVSPELDDDIEIEIEEKDIRIDYYRASGAGGQHVNKTESAVRITHMPSGIVVQCQNDRSQHKNKATAFKMLKSRLYELELMKQQDEANSSEKSEIGWGHQIRSYVLFPYQQVKDTRSNEAFSQVDNILDGDIKKIIEGVLIAQKAQD; from the coding sequence ATGGATAATTACGAATACAGCGAACTTTTAAAAAAATTAAAAAACAAAGTTGGAAATATCGCTTCTATTATTAAGCCTGAAGAGATAAAAGCAAGGTTAAAAGAAATAGAAAATTTAGAAAATTCCCCTTCTTTTTGGAGTGATGTAAAACAAGCAGGGGTTATAGGTAAAGAAAAAACTAAAATCTCAAATTTATTAAAAAACTACGAAAATGCTTTTAATGCTTTAAATGACGCAAGTGAACTTTTTGATCTTGCTAATAGCGAAAATGACTTAGATACCATAGAAGCTTTATTTGAAGATGCAAACAAGCTAGAAGATCTTATTGTAAATCTTGAAATTTCTATGCTTTTAAGTGGGGAGAATGATGGTAAAAATGCCATAGTTTCCATTCACCCTGGTGCAGGTGGGACTGAGAGTAATGACTGGGCTAGCATGCTTTATAGAATGTATTTGAGATTTTGCGAAAGAGAAGGGTTTAAAGTAGAAACACTTGACTTTCAAGAAGGTGAAGAAGCAGGGCTTAAAGATGTAAGTTTTTTGGTAAAAGGCGAAAATGCTTATGGTTATTTAAAAGCTGAAAATGGCATTCATCGTTTGGTAAGAACTTCTCCTTTTGACAGCGCGGGTCGTCGTCATACGAGTTTTTCTAGCGTGATGGTTTCTCCTGAACTTGATGATGATATAGAAATAGAAATTGAAGAAAAAGACATAAGGATTGATTATTACCGCGCAAGTGGAGCAGGTGGACAACATGTCAATAAAACCGAATCAGCAGTGCGTATTACTCATATGCCAAGTGGTATAGTGGTACAGTGTCAAAATGATAGAAGTCAGCATAAAAACAAAGCAACTGCTTTTAAAATGCTAAAATCGCGTCTTTATGAGCTTGAGTTGATGAAACAACAAGATGAAGCTAATTCAAGCGAAAAAAGTGAGATAGGTTGGGGTCATCAAATTCGCTCTTATGTGCTTTTTCCTTATCAGCAGGTTAAAGATACACGTTCTAATGAAGCGTTTTCACAGGTTGATAATATTTTAGATGGAGATATTAAAAAGATTATAGAAGGTGTTTTGATAGCACAAAAAGCACAAGATTAA
- a CDS encoding LysR family transcriptional regulator: protein MTLKQIRYFQALCHNLNLRSCAKELNITQSALSLAISELEKSLNTLLFDRNAKFFSLNEKGRFFLKQVEPLMLELERIEKSMQNDQSYELNLKVSQNVGTYLLGSFLDQKTENIKLILSLDNTKNIIKAVLDKEVDIGLIEGICKDKDIKKIKICDDELIIVSNKDLKKAFFIDELSSFKWLTREHGSGAKEVFMSALPKDVRLNIAYELNSTAMIKELVKHGDFLAVLPQFSVKEELENKKLFQVRLKNFKISRELCLIYHKSKKPNEKFSKLCEFLKFCIQKDLA, encoded by the coding sequence ATGACTTTAAAGCAGATAAGGTATTTTCAAGCCTTGTGTCATAATTTAAATTTAAGATCATGTGCTAAGGAATTAAACATAACTCAATCAGCATTGTCTCTAGCGATTTCAGAACTTGAGAAAAGCTTAAATACCCTTTTGTTTGATAGAAATGCTAAATTTTTTAGTTTAAATGAAAAAGGTAGATTTTTTTTAAAGCAAGTAGAACCTTTGATGTTAGAGTTAGAACGCATAGAAAAATCCATGCAAAATGATCAAAGTTATGAGTTAAATTTAAAGGTTAGTCAAAATGTTGGCACGTATTTACTTGGTAGTTTTTTGGACCAAAAAACCGAAAATATTAAGCTTATTTTATCTTTAGACAATACCAAAAACATTATCAAAGCGGTTTTAGATAAAGAGGTGGATATAGGTTTGATTGAGGGAATTTGTAAAGATAAGGATATAAAAAAGATTAAAATTTGTGATGATGAGCTTATTATTGTGAGTAATAAAGATCTAAAAAAAGCTTTTTTCATAGATGAGCTTAGTTCTTTTAAATGGTTGACACGTGAGCATGGTTCTGGCGCAAAAGAAGTTTTTATGAGTGCTTTGCCAAAAGATGTAAGATTAAATATCGCTTATGAGCTTAATTCTACGGCTATGATTAAAGAACTTGTAAAGCATGGCGATTTTTTGGCGGTTTTACCGCAATTTAGTGTCAAAGAGGAACTTGAAAATAAAAAGTTATTTCAAGTGAGATTAAAAAATTTTAAAATTTCAAGAGAGCTTTGTTTGATTTATCACAAAAGCAAAAAGCCTAATGAAAAATTTAGTAAATTATGTGAGTTTTTAAAGTTTTGTATCCAAAAAGATCTAGCTTAG
- the rimO gene encoding 30S ribosomal protein S12 methylthiotransferase RimO gives MPKLFLMSLGCNKNLVDSEIMLGRLSDYEICDEPSIADVLIVNTCGFIDSAKKESINAILDLHEQRKKDSLLVVTGCLMQRYREELMKELPEVDLFTGVGDYEKIDEMILKKTNLFSNSTYLQDKNTNRVITGSNYHAFIKIAEGCNQKCSFCAIPSFKGKLKSRSLESIINEVKELVKKGYKDFSFIAQDTSSYLFDQGQKDGLLKLIEAVENIQGVKSARILYLYPTSISKEVIEKIIQSKVFVNYFDMPLQHISDNMLKIMKRGANKAKLIELLNLMMQAPNSFLRTGFIVGHPGESDEDFEELCTFIKEFGFDRISVFAYSKEEDTAAFDMEQIPNKIINARLKTIEKIVDECIEKSFNQQVGKKTLAFCEGQSSEGEFFIGAKDLRWDRNIDGEILINESDCGDLEMGELYECEITQSLDKKLIAKALRKLDD, from the coding sequence ATGCCAAAACTTTTTTTAATGTCTTTAGGTTGTAATAAAAATTTAGTTGATAGTGAAATCATGCTTGGAAGATTGAGTGATTATGAAATTTGTGATGAGCCAAGTATAGCTGATGTTTTGATTGTTAACACTTGTGGCTTTATCGATAGTGCAAAAAAAGAAAGTATAAATGCGATTTTAGACTTACACGAGCAAAGAAAAAAAGATTCATTGCTAGTTGTAACAGGCTGCTTAATGCAACGCTACCGCGAAGAATTGATGAAAGAACTTCCTGAAGTTGATCTTTTTACCGGTGTGGGAGATTATGAAAAAATTGATGAGATGATACTTAAAAAAACTAATCTTTTTTCTAATTCTACTTACTTACAAGATAAAAATACTAATCGCGTGATCACAGGCTCTAACTATCACGCCTTTATCAAAATAGCTGAAGGCTGTAATCAAAAATGTTCATTTTGTGCTATACCAAGCTTTAAAGGAAAACTCAAGTCAAGAAGCTTAGAAAGCATTATAAATGAAGTAAAAGAACTTGTTAAAAAAGGCTATAAAGACTTTTCTTTTATCGCTCAAGATACAAGTTCATATTTGTTTGATCAAGGTCAAAAAGATGGACTTTTAAAACTCATTGAAGCCGTAGAAAATATCCAAGGTGTAAAATCTGCTAGAATTTTATACCTATATCCAACAAGCATTAGCAAAGAAGTGATAGAAAAGATCATCCAATCAAAAGTTTTTGTAAATTATTTTGACATGCCTTTGCAACACATTAGTGACAATATGCTTAAAATCATGAAGCGTGGAGCCAATAAAGCTAAATTAATCGAACTTTTAAATTTAATGATGCAAGCACCAAATTCTTTTTTGCGTACAGGTTTTATCGTGGGTCACCCCGGAGAAAGCGATGAGGACTTTGAAGAATTATGCACCTTTATCAAAGAATTTGGTTTTGATAGAATTAGTGTTTTTGCATATTCTAAAGAAGAAGATACTGCAGCTTTTGATATGGAGCAAATTCCAAATAAAATCATCAATGCAAGGTTAAAAACTATAGAAAAAATCGTTGATGAGTGCATAGAAAAAAGCTTCAACCAACAAGTTGGCAAAAAAACTTTAGCATTTTGTGAAGGTCAAAGCTCTGAAGGAGAATTTTTCATCGGTGCAAAAGACTTGCGTTGGGATAGAAATATAGATGGAGAAATTCTCATTAATGAAAGTGATTGTGGAGATTTAGAAATGGGTGAACTTTATGAGTGTGAAATTACACAAAGCTTAGACAAAAAACTCATTGCAAAAGCCTTAAGAAAGCTTGATGATTGA
- a CDS encoding universal stress protein produces the protein MQKILVCVDVLEPCKDILHYGVYLAKKLDLPLMFLYTIEPNFTNAELACSFSIEASGCVIEDLVEEQSQKNESLCKKGQKILEEFCIYAKEQGVKECLSVQKDGDLEEVLREYNGQIRLAIAGLKGGGKKNKIGIHTEELVRALNVPILLVNSAFKEIKSVMMAYDGSVLAKKAIEQAIKQPIFKEAKRYVVNVSKDEKTSCELLMQVSQIFTEAGLSVQTQHLNGEIVQALFEFNEQNDIDLLIMGAYSHHWLKSILFGSLTNDILTQAKKPLLLIR, from the coding sequence ATGCAAAAAATTCTAGTTTGTGTTGATGTTTTAGAGCCTTGTAAAGATATTTTGCATTATGGGGTATATTTAGCTAAAAAGCTAGATTTGCCTTTGATGTTCTTATACACCATAGAGCCAAATTTTACTAATGCTGAATTAGCTTGTAGTTTTAGTATAGAAGCAAGTGGATGTGTGATTGAGGATTTGGTAGAAGAACAAAGTCAAAAAAATGAGAGTCTTTGCAAAAAAGGGCAAAAAATTCTAGAAGAATTTTGCATTTATGCAAAGGAACAAGGCGTAAAAGAATGTCTAAGTGTCCAAAAAGATGGAGACTTAGAAGAAGTGTTAAGAGAATACAACGGTCAAATTAGATTGGCAATTGCTGGTTTAAAAGGTGGAGGCAAGAAAAATAAAATAGGCATTCATACAGAAGAATTAGTAAGAGCATTAAATGTGCCCATTTTGCTTGTAAATTCTGCATTCAAAGAAATCAAAAGCGTGATGATGGCTTATGATGGAAGTGTGTTAGCTAAAAAAGCTATAGAACAAGCCATTAAACAACCTATTTTTAAAGAAGCAAAGCGTTATGTGGTAAATGTATCTAAAGATGAAAAGACTTCTTGTGAGTTGTTAATGCAAGTGAGTCAAATTTTTACCGAGGCAGGCTTGAGTGTGCAAACTCAGCACTTAAATGGTGAAATCGTGCAAGCCTTATTTGAATTTAATGAACAAAACGATATTGATTTATTGATCATGGGGGCATATTCGCATCATTGGCTTAAGAGTATTTTGTTTGGTAGTTTAACTAATGATATTTTAACTCAGGCTAAAAAGCCTTTATTGTTGATTCGCTAG
- a CDS encoding YeiH family protein — MHKNIYKNRKFEAFLLLFTLAFCSYAISELSFFKNLGISALIIAVCLGALIGNLAHQNANLLKKSGVIQIATKEILRLGIILYGFRITFYDLEIVGINGILLAFLVVFSTFFIGLFLGKSLGLDLKESILISSGSSICGAAAVMASESVVKGGSAKVGVAICTVVVFGTLGMFLYPLAWNLGWFDFFSLKQMGYFMGASLHEVAHAVAAGEAIQAGDGAVIEKMMRVLMLVPFLLFLTLFSVKFLSKNDNKISIRSNIPYFALWFLVACGISSLEILNTNFALDYIKPSIQTLDTLLLSMAMVALGVNIHKNVLKNAGFKPFLMAFLLFIWLIFITISLILLFNF; from the coding sequence ATGCATAAAAATATATATAAAAATAGAAAATTTGAAGCATTTTTGCTACTTTTTACTTTAGCTTTTTGTTCTTATGCTATTTCTGAACTTAGCTTTTTTAAAAATCTTGGAATTTCAGCTTTGATTATAGCTGTATGTTTAGGGGCTTTGATAGGCAACTTAGCACATCAAAATGCTAATTTGCTTAAAAAATCAGGTGTTATTCAAATTGCTACTAAAGAAATTTTAAGACTTGGGATCATACTTTATGGTTTTAGAATTACTTTTTATGATCTAGAAATAGTTGGAATAAATGGTATTTTACTTGCATTTTTAGTAGTATTTTCTACTTTTTTTATAGGACTTTTTCTAGGAAAATCACTCGGACTTGATCTCAAAGAAAGTATACTCATTAGTAGTGGATCTAGTATTTGCGGAGCAGCAGCTGTAATGGCAAGCGAAAGCGTAGTTAAAGGTGGATCTGCTAAAGTTGGTGTGGCAATTTGTACTGTGGTGGTTTTTGGAACACTAGGAATGTTTTTATACCCTTTGGCTTGGAATTTGGGCTGGTTTGATTTTTTTAGTCTAAAACAAATGGGTTATTTTATGGGAGCAAGTTTACATGAAGTCGCCCATGCAGTTGCAGCAGGTGAGGCAATACAAGCAGGCGATGGCGCAGTGATAGAAAAAATGATGCGTGTTTTAATGCTAGTGCCTTTTTTACTTTTTTTAACTCTTTTTTCTGTAAAATTTTTGAGCAAAAATGACAATAAAATTTCAATTAGGTCAAATATTCCTTATTTTGCCTTATGGTTTTTAGTAGCATGTGGAATTAGCTCGCTTGAAATACTCAACACTAATTTTGCATTAGACTATATCAAGCCAAGCATACAAACCTTAGACACCCTTTTACTTTCCATGGCTATGGTAGCCTTAGGAGTAAATATCCATAAAAATGTTTTAAAAAATGCAGGTTTTAAACCATTTTTAATGGCATTTTTACTTTTTATATGGCTTATATTTATAACAATTAGCTTAATTTTGCTTTTTAATTTTTAA
- the tilS gene encoding tRNA lysidine(34) synthetase TilS, producing the protein MMIDNKYLNHLKQGKNLLAFSHGSDSSALFFMLLEKNIDFDLAFINYKTRKNSDKEEQSAKELAKRFHKKIYIKTAPKITKNFEAHARALRYEFFEELCQSHCYDNLLLAHHLNDKLEWFLMQFSKGAGLRELLGFKDIEKRKHFTIIRPLLQTPKEEISNYLKENNISYFHDESNDDERCFRNFIRKNFANEFLKLYPNGVKKSFTYLEKDLKEENICEFKNIYITHKDESLIAKCFKKLGVLLSAKQRQEALKGDGVISHKIGIVYMQEKVLIFPFVSCEKIPKDLKEIYRKAKIPKLLRAYLYTKNIDTKELIQALL; encoded by the coding sequence TTGATGATTGATAACAAATACTTAAATCATTTAAAGCAAGGGAAAAATCTTTTAGCATTTTCTCACGGGAGTGATTCTAGTGCTTTGTTTTTCATGCTTTTAGAAAAAAACATAGATTTTGATCTTGCTTTTATAAACTATAAAACTCGTAAAAATAGTGACAAAGAAGAGCAAAGTGCTAAGGAACTAGCCAAGCGTTTTCATAAAAAAATCTATATCAAAACCGCACCCAAAATAACTAAAAATTTCGAAGCACATGCAAGAGCTTTGCGTTATGAGTTTTTTGAAGAACTTTGTCAAAGCCATTGCTATGACAATCTTTTACTAGCTCACCATTTAAATGATAAACTAGAATGGTTCTTAATGCAATTTTCCAAAGGCGCAGGGCTTAGAGAGTTGCTTGGATTTAAAGATATTGAAAAAAGAAAACATTTTACCATTATAAGACCCTTGCTTCAAACCCCAAAAGAAGAAATTTCAAACTATCTAAAAGAAAATAATATCAGCTATTTTCATGATGAGAGTAATGATGATGAAAGATGTTTTAGAAATTTTATACGCAAAAATTTTGCAAATGAGTTTTTAAAGCTTTATCCAAATGGGGTTAAAAAAAGTTTTACCTACCTTGAAAAAGATTTAAAAGAAGAAAATATTTGCGAATTTAAAAATATCTACATTACCCATAAAGATGAAAGCTTAATCGCAAAATGCTTTAAGAAACTCGGAGTGCTTTTAAGTGCCAAACAAAGGCAAGAAGCATTAAAAGGCGATGGGGTAATTTCACATAAAATAGGCATTGTTTATATGCAAGAAAAAGTTTTGATTTTTCCTTTTGTAAGTTGTGAAAAAATACCAAAAGACTTGAAAGAAATTTATAGAAAAGCAAAAATTCCTAAACTCTTAAGAGCATATTTATATACAAAAAACATTGATACAAAAGAGCTTATACAAGCTCTTTTGTGA
- a CDS encoding phosphomannomutase/phosphoglucomutase — translation MLDLIFREYDIRGLYPSELNEKSVKAIGYALGLEMRARGCEKVSVGYDARYSANELFNYLISGLNKANMQVFNIGLAPTPMGYFSLFFDGIFDANIMITGSHNPKEYNGFKITINKESFFGADLKKLSLKVQEYLELEINDDLRYENYDIKSLYIDFLVKHFSHLKDYKEKIIIDCANGATGVIIKPLVEKLNLNAQILFENPDGTFPNHAPDPTELENLHALQVALNEDENAKMGFAFDGDGDRLVVASKDYVFKGDELCYLFAKNIENPRVLGEVKCSKNLFDEVAKFGFIMMGKTGHSNIKKMMKEQNIDIAAELSGHIFFKDRYFGYDDGIYAFLRTLELLANDYDLEKLIKKLPKLYASEEIKLKVSEENKFQIIEKFKEKVKANAFENVLDCNEIDGVRITFKEGWALLRASNTSPYLIMRAEATSVEFKDFLEARVKELFETITKELV, via the coding sequence ATGTTGGATTTGATTTTTAGAGAGTATGATATAAGAGGACTTTACCCGAGTGAACTTAATGAAAAAAGTGTAAAAGCTATAGGTTATGCTTTGGGATTGGAAATGAGAGCAAGAGGTTGTGAGAAAGTCAGCGTAGGTTATGATGCAAGATATAGTGCTAATGAACTTTTTAATTATTTAATTAGTGGTTTAAATAAAGCTAATATGCAAGTGTTTAATATAGGCTTAGCACCAACTCCTATGGGATATTTTAGCTTGTTTTTCGATGGGATTTTTGACGCAAATATCATGATAACAGGCTCACATAATCCAAAGGAGTATAATGGGTTTAAAATCACAATCAACAAAGAAAGTTTTTTTGGTGCTGACTTAAAAAAGCTTTCTTTAAAAGTGCAAGAGTATTTAGAACTTGAAATAAATGATGACTTAAGATATGAAAACTATGATATAAAAAGTTTATATATAGATTTTTTAGTGAAGCATTTTTCACATCTTAAGGATTATAAAGAAAAAATCATCATTGATTGTGCAAATGGGGCTACTGGAGTGATTATAAAACCTTTGGTAGAAAAATTAAACCTTAATGCACAAATTTTATTTGAAAATCCTGATGGAACCTTTCCAAATCATGCACCTGATCCAACAGAGCTTGAAAATTTACATGCATTGCAAGTTGCGTTAAATGAAGATGAAAACGCAAAAATGGGTTTTGCTTTTGATGGAGATGGAGACCGTTTGGTGGTGGCAAGTAAAGACTATGTATTTAAAGGCGATGAGCTTTGTTATTTGTTTGCTAAAAATATTGAAAATCCTAGAGTTTTAGGCGAGGTAAAATGTTCTAAAAATCTTTTTGATGAGGTGGCAAAATTTGGTTTTATTATGATGGGTAAAACCGGACATTCGAATATTAAAAAAATGATGAAAGAGCAAAATATCGACATTGCAGCAGAGCTTAGCGGCCATATTTTCTTTAAAGATAGATATTTTGGTTATGATGATGGAATTTACGCATTTTTAAGAACTTTAGAGCTTTTGGCGAATGATTATGATCTAGAAAAACTCATTAAAAAACTACCAAAACTGTATGCAAGTGAAGAGATCAAGCTTAAAGTAAGCGAAGAAAACAAATTTCAAATTATAGAAAAATTTAAAGAAAAAGTAAAAGCTAATGCTTTTGAAAATGTGCTTGATTGCAATGAAATTGATGGAGTTAGAATCACCTTTAAAGAAGGCTGGGCGCTTTTGCGTGCTTCTAATACTAGTCCGTATCTTATCATGCGTGCTGAAGCTACAAGTGTTGAATTTAAAGACTTTTTAGAAGCAAGAGTAAAAGAACTTTTTGAAACTATCACAAAAGAGCTTGTATAA
- a CDS encoding diguanylate cyclase translates to MDFSYLLLKTLPSMTLVFNVLALFLAYFLKQNKIFFLLLLILCARALSLVASEYQAHLFISVFLPFSFVLFVFLQDSKLVFERINLIKFAYLAFMGLVALILSTSTNFNASITSEIFGLSTHFFTPISELSYCVFWVGFIFLLFSYFQNNDFHFLLAYMGLSVQFLFYNNIDLGYYEFASLVLIGFLAYKAYKIAFFDTLTNLPNLKALRRYAQGLENFHLALVEVKNINEIYHQNGLKMGEFVLYNFGRILKKALHARIFKDDKDCFIIVFENENIAFVQSKLQMLENFIQKYTFELKEQKAKLDIKLCLSSKNENLEESLRQAKLELRKQKD, encoded by the coding sequence TTGGATTTTTCATATTTATTGTTAAAAACATTGCCAAGTATGACTTTGGTCTTTAATGTTTTAGCTTTATTTTTAGCTTATTTTTTAAAGCAAAATAAGATTTTTTTCTTACTTTTGTTGATTTTATGCGCTAGAGCTTTATCTTTGGTAGCAAGTGAATATCAAGCGCATTTATTTATCTCGGTATTTTTACCTTTTTCTTTTGTGCTTTTTGTGTTTTTACAAGATAGCAAGCTTGTATTTGAAAGAATTAACCTTATTAAATTTGCTTATTTAGCTTTTATGGGGTTGGTAGCATTGATACTTAGCACAAGCACCAACTTTAACGCAAGTATTACAAGTGAAATTTTTGGTTTATCAACGCATTTTTTTACCCCTATTAGTGAGTTGAGTTATTGCGTGTTTTGGGTGGGATTTATATTTTTATTATTTTCATATTTTCAAAATAATGATTTTCATTTTTTACTAGCTTATATGGGTTTAAGCGTGCAGTTTTTATTTTATAATAATATTGACCTAGGTTATTATGAATTTGCCTCTTTGGTATTGATAGGGTTTTTAGCGTATAAAGCTTATAAAATAGCTTTTTTTGATACTTTAACTAATTTGCCAAACTTAAAAGCTTTAAGAAGATATGCACAAGGACTTGAAAATTTTCATTTAGCATTGGTGGAAGTTAAAAACATCAATGAAATTTACCACCAAAATGGTTTGAAAATGGGGGAGTTTGTGTTGTATAACTTTGGAAGAATTTTAAAAAAAGCTTTACATGCTAGAATTTTTAAAGATGATAAGGATTGTTTTATCATTGTTTTTGAAAATGAAAATATAGCTTTTGTGCAAAGTAAACTTCAAATGCTTGAAAATTTCATACAAAAATACACTTTTGAACTGAAAGAGCAAAAAGCAAAGTTAGACATTAAACTCTGCTTATCAAGCAAAAATGAAAATTTAGAAGAGAGTTTAAGACAGGCAAAATTAGAACTTAGAAAACAAAAGGATTAA